From the genome of Leptospiraceae bacterium, one region includes:
- a CDS encoding tetratricopeptide repeat protein, protein MMKLSQIFISLCIASSTYAFDVDPVGKQVEEGLKHYQNKRYKRALEEFKKVEKEISEEKRASFNRGAAEYRAGDYDSAIKSFEKSARAKNPSLRTRSLYNLGNSYYEKGDKINAINSYLKALEVDPNFVPAKKNIELLQKQEEEKKQEKQQENSEKEENKSQKKEQNKTQESKEKKEAKKSEGDEEKEKKPSEGEKEENKSKLTREEAERILESSRQNSINKRKDSLRKRNKSGVFW, encoded by the coding sequence ATGATGAAACTAAGCCAAATATTCATAAGTTTATGTATAGCTTCTTCCACTTATGCTTTTGATGTGGATCCTGTTGGAAAGCAGGTGGAAGAGGGTTTAAAGCATTACCAAAACAAGCGCTATAAAAGAGCTCTTGAGGAGTTTAAAAAGGTTGAGAAAGAAATTTCTGAGGAAAAGAGGGCGAGTTTTAATCGTGGGGCAGCTGAATACAGGGCCGGAGATTATGACTCGGCTATCAAGAGTTTTGAAAAATCTGCTAGGGCTAAAAACCCCTCCCTTCGTACCCGTTCCCTTTATAATTTAGGAAATTCCTATTATGAAAAAGGAGATAAGATTAACGCGATTAACTCCTATCTTAAGGCACTGGAGGTAGATCCGAATTTTGTGCCTGCCAAAAAAAATATAGAGCTTTTACAAAAACAGGAAGAAGAGAAGAAACAGGAAAAACAGCAGGAAAATTCAGAAAAAGAAGAGAACAAGTCTCAGAAAAAAGAGCAAAATAAAACTCAAGAAAGCAAAGAGAAGAAGGAAGCGAAAAAAAGTGAAGGAGATGAAGAAAAAGAGAAAAAACCATCTGAGGGGGAAAAGGAAGAAAATAAAAGCAAGCTTACAAGAGAAGAAGCGGAACGTATTTTAGAATCTTCGAGACAAAATTCGATAAATAAGAGAAAAGATTCGCTTAGAAAAAGAAATAAGTCGGGAGTTTTTTGGTAG
- a CDS encoding SDR family oxidoreductase — MSKKVAYITGASGGIGEAFARKLIKDYSLVLIARSSDKLNRIAEELSSIGKAEIIVADLTKQKDVKAIQDRIAQDKELAMLINNAGFGTTGKFSELNLNKELTEIQLNVNTLIRLSHAASNNFLKRNEKGMIINVSSITAFLPIPGSATYAATKAYVKSFGESLHEELKEKGIYVQTLCPGFTRTNFQDTANFDKSLIPDFFWMDASQVVEESLKSAGKKEAVCIPGLLNRSTTTVLDLIPGDILRKLSSFLVDKTKT, encoded by the coding sequence ATGTCTAAAAAAGTAGCTTATATTACCGGTGCATCCGGTGGAATAGGGGAAGCTTTTGCTCGAAAGCTTATCAAAGACTATAGCCTGGTTTTAATTGCCAGAAGTTCTGACAAATTGAATCGAATTGCTGAAGAGCTTTCCTCTATCGGAAAAGCTGAAATTATTGTAGCTGATCTTACAAAACAGAAAGATGTAAAAGCAATTCAGGATAGGATAGCCCAGGATAAAGAATTGGCTATGTTGATTAATAATGCCGGTTTTGGAACAACCGGGAAATTTTCAGAACTGAATCTTAACAAAGAACTTACAGAGATTCAACTGAATGTAAATACTCTTATTCGTTTGAGTCATGCCGCCAGTAATAATTTTCTGAAAAGAAACGAGAAGGGAATGATTATTAATGTTTCTTCTATAACGGCTTTTCTTCCTATTCCCGGTAGTGCAACTTATGCCGCTACAAAAGCCTATGTAAAAAGCTTTGGCGAATCTCTACACGAAGAGTTGAAGGAGAAAGGGATCTATGTTCAGACTCTCTGTCCTGGTTTTACAAGAACAAATTTTCAGGATACGGCAAATTTTGACAAAAGCCTTATTCCGGATTTTTTCTGGATGGATGCTTCTCAAGTGGTGGAAGAATCTTTGAAATCTGCCGGGAAAAAAGAAGCGGTTTGTATTCCGGGTCTTTTAAATCGTTCTACTACTACTGTTTTAGATCTGATTCCGGGTGATATTTTGCGAAAATTAAGTAGCTTTCTTGTGGATAAAACTAAAACGTAA
- a CDS encoding 1-acyl-sn-glycerol-3-phosphate acyltransferase: MKYFMPPEFKAYVAWFADLTLPVALKIYQNIEDIIISDEDKAMLRSLENKRVLFFTNHPSQAEPMIAYHIANMMCSRFNYMATRRAFDFIFGALGKLYQSLGGFSIIPGIADKDSMKTARSILASDKGKLVLFPEGEPMCGENDNLMPFQPGIVKLSLGAFEDARKQDPNADIVILPGFIKYVIKSPDNVIVDDLMRSIRVIERKLGADAGDRNLLRRFMMVGRLLLEKAEEEYGIEVDENAEYNYRVGKIRHVMLDNVAEKIGIQGYNKDADAITKLRFLTSVLELVELKYPNSKVPKLTDTELAWANRECVKAYDMIVIKRDYLLSWPSPERFYEYLNRYESFVLGRTPHALGGEPAHLPRKAHVVFAKPFLLSEYYEAYKKNRTTGLDSILQRLNDDLRRLMNNTKELTRCIIQPYDMGDTAVHDFH, translated from the coding sequence ATGAAGTATTTCATGCCACCGGAATTTAAGGCTTACGTGGCCTGGTTTGCCGATCTAACCTTACCCGTTGCTCTCAAAATATACCAGAACATCGAAGATATTATCATTTCAGATGAAGATAAGGCCATGCTCCGCTCCTTAGAAAACAAAAGAGTTCTTTTCTTTACCAACCATCCGAGTCAGGCCGAACCTATGATCGCTTATCATATAGCCAATATGATGTGCAGTCGGTTTAATTATATGGCTACACGCAGGGCTTTTGATTTTATTTTTGGTGCTCTCGGGAAACTCTACCAGAGTCTCGGGGGTTTCTCCATTATACCGGGCATTGCTGATAAAGACTCGATGAAAACCGCAAGAAGCATTCTGGCCTCAGACAAAGGCAAACTGGTGCTATTCCCCGAAGGAGAGCCCATGTGCGGAGAAAATGACAACCTGATGCCTTTTCAGCCGGGCATTGTAAAACTCAGTCTCGGTGCCTTTGAAGACGCCAGAAAACAGGATCCGAATGCAGATATTGTAATACTTCCCGGCTTTATTAAATATGTCATTAAATCTCCGGACAATGTAATTGTGGATGATCTCATGCGTTCCATTCGGGTAATTGAAAGAAAACTCGGTGCAGACGCCGGAGATAGAAACTTACTACGTCGTTTTATGATGGTAGGAAGACTCCTCTTAGAGAAAGCCGAAGAAGAATATGGTATAGAAGTTGACGAAAATGCCGAATACAATTACAGGGTTGGGAAAATTCGCCATGTTATGTTAGATAACGTTGCAGAGAAAATCGGCATACAGGGCTATAATAAAGACGCCGATGCTATCACCAAGTTGCGTTTTCTAACATCAGTCCTGGAATTAGTTGAATTAAAATATCCGAACTCAAAAGTTCCAAAATTAACAGATACCGAACTGGCCTGGGCCAACCGGGAATGTGTAAAAGCTTATGACATGATAGTAATCAAACGCGATTACCTGCTTTCCTGGCCGAGTCCGGAGCGTTTCTATGAATATTTGAACCGCTATGAATCCTTTGTTTTAGGAAGAACACCCCATGCTCTGGGAGGTGAACCCGCTCATTTACCTCGCAAAGCCCATGTGGTATTTGCCAAACCTTTTCTTCTCTCTGAATACTATGAAGCTTACAAGAAAAATAGAACCACCGGACTCGACTCGATACTTCAACGTCTAAACGATGATTTAAGAAGGTTAATGAACAACACAAAAGAACTGACCCGCTGTATTATTCAGCCTTATGATATGGGCGATACAGCCGTCCATGACTTTCATTAG
- a CDS encoding LIC20035 family adhesin — translation MKHFISLSSILILTSCSGLIKKDTKVEHYLEPPNIRIDQYKDTWNLKGKGPVKLPCGTSCKASELDKYKPEEAAKFSKQGTWEEYIEKEKTGGIKYSVLDKRGEYVDGKREGLWKSFYEVADGQTAPVLRETPYKNGKKDGIEKKYKEDGLQIEETTYVDGLMEGPYWQKTRKGLWKLKGRYSNDLEEGKWIEYYAEDADLVINNIAHYRAGKKHGAYISYFKDGKTVQAQGDYTSDAGGYWKVGKWNFYYESGQLQSSGVYDTQPATDDSGKVKVNPTTNTIISKRIGVWKKFYMNGDIFFEGALEGNRPNGEWRFYFKGGKLCAFGTMANEFMMKEGTVYNEDGSLWGKGVFMTSLIKMNEKEDKIETKFTPGYPFTYYKNGQKYMEITDEKDDSGKVVAREYSNSGSVIGKGPIQPLIRKKDGCWEESGKKVLYRMGSVVTSKIQKKMFKCE, via the coding sequence ATGAAACATTTCATTTCTTTAAGTAGTATATTGATTCTCACTTCTTGTTCGGGTCTTATTAAAAAAGATACGAAAGTTGAACACTATTTAGAACCTCCCAACATTCGTATTGACCAGTATAAGGATACCTGGAATTTGAAAGGTAAGGGGCCTGTGAAACTTCCCTGTGGAACTTCCTGTAAAGCTTCCGAACTCGATAAGTATAAACCGGAAGAGGCAGCCAAATTTTCCAAGCAAGGCACCTGGGAAGAATACATTGAGAAAGAAAAAACAGGTGGAATCAAATATAGTGTTCTCGATAAACGTGGTGAGTATGTGGATGGTAAAAGAGAAGGTCTCTGGAAATCATTTTACGAGGTCGCCGATGGACAGACAGCTCCTGTTCTAAGGGAGACTCCCTATAAAAATGGCAAGAAAGATGGGATTGAGAAAAAATATAAAGAAGATGGTTTACAAATTGAAGAAACCACCTATGTCGACGGACTTATGGAAGGCCCGTACTGGCAAAAAACTCGGAAAGGTCTCTGGAAATTAAAAGGACGCTATTCGAATGATTTAGAAGAAGGTAAATGGATAGAGTATTATGCCGAAGATGCAGATCTGGTTATAAATAATATTGCGCACTACAGGGCCGGGAAAAAACATGGAGCCTATATCTCATACTTTAAAGATGGAAAAACCGTTCAGGCACAGGGGGATTATACCAGTGATGCAGGTGGATACTGGAAAGTCGGGAAATGGAATTTTTATTATGAGAGCGGTCAGTTACAATCATCGGGTGTGTATGATACACAACCAGCCACTGATGATTCCGGTAAGGTCAAGGTAAATCCAACCACCAATACAATTATTTCCAAACGAATCGGAGTATGGAAAAAGTTTTATATGAATGGGGACATTTTCTTTGAAGGGGCACTGGAAGGTAATAGACCCAATGGAGAATGGAGATTTTATTTTAAAGGTGGAAAACTCTGTGCTTTTGGAACTATGGCCAATGAATTTATGATGAAAGAAGGAACTGTTTATAATGAAGATGGTTCTCTCTGGGGAAAGGGAGTTTTTATGACTTCTCTTATTAAGATGAACGAAAAAGAGGATAAAATTGAAACCAAGTTTACCCCGGGTTATCCTTTTACTTATTATAAAAATGGACAGAAGTATATGGAGATAACCGATGAGAAAGACGATTCGGGTAAGGTTGTTGCCCGAGAATATTCAAATTCCGGATCTGTTATCGGGAAAGGGCCGATTCAACCCCTTATTCGGAAAAAAGATGGTTGTTGGGAAGAAAGCGGGAAGAAGGTTTTATACCGGATGGGATCGGTTGTTACAAGTAAAATTCAGAAGAAAATGTTTAAATGTGAGTAA
- a CDS encoding cellulase family glycosylhydrolase: MERLSCDGQYFRDSNGNVILFRGINLAGSSKVPLKPDGTTHFDQTVSFQNHREVSFVGRPFPLSEAEEHFKRLKSWGFNLFRLLVPWEALEHGGPGVYDEEYYEYILSICQLAGSYGFYVFIDPHQDVWSRFTGGDGAPGWTLETVGIDIEKLAESRMTRIHHLETETYTGSTWFLNYQSYPVATLFTLFFAGKILAPYLLIEGENIQTYLQKHYFSAYKKLAMLLKPMQAVLGFGSMNEPSRGYIGRRELKTFEGIYFGKCRAASPFQEMFISEGNTCDVEIWFSYGLKGISLYKKKVNKEKVSIWKPKKFCTWRMHGVWNYDPNGAPMLLRPDYFSRDQRGRAFHFESDFLKPFIRDFRSEIHSVESQFKIFVESEPGSPGLSWKEQEPTSSLINANHWYDVLQIAIPKKPNWLSLDLYNKNIIIGKKNIRKMLRMSLQAFRKASLEDMPANPGIIGEFGVPMNLNGLQALHSNNYQKQEDSLNSFLEFVESGFQNIVLWNYSPDNTFELGDRWNSEDFSIYSKDAPGDGGRALKAISRPYPVFTSGEPEHFSFCLKTRVFRYVFSLGTFPAGACILYVPEVHYPNGIKVYVSGGSYSFDPIAHLLYFKGQLGLSLYSIRVEAR; encoded by the coding sequence ATGGAACGTTTATCCTGTGATGGTCAGTACTTTAGGGATTCTAATGGTAATGTAATCCTGTTTCGAGGCATTAATCTCGCCGGAAGTTCTAAAGTTCCGCTTAAACCGGATGGAACCACCCATTTCGATCAGACGGTATCTTTTCAAAATCACAGGGAAGTTTCTTTTGTAGGAAGACCTTTTCCTTTATCGGAGGCAGAGGAGCATTTTAAAAGGTTAAAGTCCTGGGGGTTTAATCTCTTCAGGCTTTTAGTTCCCTGGGAGGCCCTTGAACACGGAGGGCCGGGAGTATACGATGAGGAGTATTATGAATATATTCTGAGTATCTGCCAGCTTGCGGGCTCTTATGGTTTTTACGTTTTTATAGATCCACATCAGGATGTATGGTCGAGGTTTACCGGTGGAGATGGAGCTCCCGGTTGGACCTTAGAAACTGTGGGTATTGATATTGAAAAACTTGCCGAATCAAGAATGACTCGAATCCATCATCTTGAAACCGAAACCTATACGGGTAGTACCTGGTTTCTAAATTACCAGTCTTATCCGGTAGCCACCCTGTTTACCTTATTTTTTGCCGGGAAAATACTGGCACCTTATCTTTTAATTGAAGGGGAAAACATACAGACCTATCTACAGAAACATTATTTTTCTGCTTATAAAAAATTAGCCATGCTTCTAAAACCCATGCAGGCAGTGTTGGGCTTTGGAAGTATGAACGAACCCTCAAGAGGTTATATTGGCCGTAGGGAACTGAAAACATTTGAAGGGATTTATTTTGGAAAGTGCCGGGCGGCGAGTCCGTTCCAGGAAATGTTTATCTCAGAAGGGAATACCTGTGACGTAGAGATCTGGTTTTCCTATGGTTTAAAAGGCATTTCCTTATATAAGAAAAAGGTTAATAAAGAGAAAGTTTCTATCTGGAAACCGAAAAAGTTTTGTACCTGGAGAATGCACGGGGTTTGGAATTATGATCCGAATGGTGCGCCGATGCTTCTTCGCCCTGATTATTTTAGTCGGGATCAAAGAGGCAGGGCTTTTCATTTTGAGTCAGACTTCTTAAAACCTTTTATCCGGGATTTCCGTTCTGAAATTCATTCTGTGGAGTCCCAGTTTAAAATATTTGTAGAATCGGAACCGGGAAGTCCGGGCCTTTCCTGGAAAGAACAGGAGCCGACATCTTCTCTGATAAATGCAAATCACTGGTATGATGTGTTACAAATTGCAATTCCGAAAAAACCGAACTGGCTTTCCCTCGACTTGTATAATAAAAATATTATAATTGGAAAAAAGAATATTCGAAAAATGTTAAGAATGAGTTTACAGGCATTTCGGAAAGCTTCTCTTGAAGATATGCCGGCGAATCCGGGTATTATAGGCGAATTTGGTGTTCCTATGAACTTGAACGGTTTGCAAGCATTGCATTCTAATAATTATCAAAAACAGGAAGACAGTCTGAATTCATTTTTAGAGTTTGTAGAATCAGGTTTTCAAAATATAGTTCTATGGAATTATAGCCCGGATAATACATTCGAACTGGGAGATAGATGGAACTCGGAAGATTTCTCGATCTATTCAAAAGATGCACCCGGTGACGGGGGGAGGGCTTTAAAAGCAATTAGTCGACCCTACCCGGTTTTTACGAGCGGAGAGCCTGAGCATTTTTCCTTTTGCCTGAAAACCCGTGTTTTTCGCTATGTTTTTTCTCTGGGAACATTTCCGGCGGGAGCCTGCATTCTATATGTTCCGGAAGTGCATTATCCTAATGGAATAAAAGTTTATGTATCAGGGGGAAGCTACAGTTTTGATCCGATAGCTCATCTTTTATATTTCAAAGGTCAACTTGGTTTGTCTCTCTATAGCATTCGAGTGGAAGCTCGCTGA
- the htpG gene encoding molecular chaperone HtpG, whose protein sequence is MSFETGKVSVQTENIFPIIKKWLYSEKDIFLRELVSNSTDAIAKLKKIALSEEFEGGTDYKISITFDKDARTLSIEDNGIGMTADEIKKYINEIAFSGAEDFVKKYNSAGKEEEGSGKTGIIGHFGLGFYSSFMVSTKVVIETKSYRQGSEGVRWESESGVEFKLSKIEKENRGTKVTLHLDSDSGEYLDKWKLKDLIKRYCDFLPVPITVEEEEANKKRALWSESPSSLKEEDYKEFYNYLFPFSGEPHFWIHLNVDYPFRLQGILYFPQMKHEMDINKNGIKLYCNHVFVSDEASELIPSFLSVLKGTIDIPDLPLNVSRSYLQQDPLVKKISSHIIKKVADKFSEDFRKDRLDFEKKWDEISLFAKFAILNDEKFYEGVKDVVLFPSTEGKFVTLKEYWDKNQEKNDKKVYYALETEANSVYMDLFKSQGLEAILVDSRIDSHFIQFLETKNPDMRFQRVDSDVVDQVVDKDAAGEIVDKDNKTESDRIKEAFTKMIGRDGLEIKVQALKSGDVPSLITLPEHLRRISEMNVGMGHDTASFLRNHTLVLNSGSAIVKSALKHIEGVNEEKGKLLAQHIYDLALVSARLLEEKQMGDFVKRANKILGMID, encoded by the coding sequence ATGAGTTTTGAAACTGGGAAGGTCTCAGTACAAACGGAAAACATTTTTCCAATTATTAAGAAATGGTTATATTCGGAAAAGGATATATTTCTTCGAGAACTCGTATCCAATTCAACCGATGCCATAGCCAAGCTGAAAAAAATTGCTCTTAGTGAAGAGTTTGAGGGCGGCACCGACTATAAAATCTCTATCACATTTGATAAAGATGCCCGTACCCTTTCGATTGAAGATAATGGAATCGGTATGACAGCCGATGAAATAAAAAAGTATATCAATGAAATTGCTTTTAGTGGAGCGGAAGATTTTGTAAAGAAATACAACTCTGCCGGTAAGGAAGAGGAAGGTAGCGGTAAAACCGGAATTATCGGTCATTTCGGACTGGGTTTTTATTCTTCCTTTATGGTGTCCACTAAAGTAGTAATTGAGACAAAGTCCTATCGGCAGGGGAGTGAAGGTGTTCGATGGGAGAGTGAGTCCGGAGTTGAGTTTAAGCTGAGCAAAATTGAGAAGGAAAATAGGGGAACTAAAGTAACCCTTCATCTCGATAGTGATTCGGGCGAATATCTGGATAAGTGGAAATTAAAGGATCTGATAAAGCGTTATTGCGATTTCCTTCCTGTTCCGATTACCGTTGAAGAAGAAGAAGCCAATAAAAAAAGAGCTTTATGGTCGGAAAGTCCTTCTTCCTTAAAAGAAGAAGATTATAAAGAGTTTTATAATTATCTATTTCCTTTTTCGGGAGAGCCTCATTTCTGGATCCATCTTAACGTAGATTATCCATTCAGACTTCAGGGAATTTTATATTTCCCTCAAATGAAACATGAAATGGATATCAACAAGAACGGCATTAAGCTTTATTGCAACCACGTTTTCGTGAGTGACGAAGCAAGTGAACTAATTCCGAGTTTCTTAAGTGTTTTGAAAGGAACTATTGATATTCCCGATCTTCCGCTTAACGTCTCTCGTTCTTATCTGCAACAGGATCCTCTTGTAAAGAAAATATCCTCGCATATCATTAAGAAAGTGGCTGATAAATTTTCAGAAGATTTTAGGAAAGATAGACTTGACTTCGAAAAGAAGTGGGATGAAATTTCTCTTTTTGCCAAGTTTGCTATTCTTAACGATGAAAAGTTTTATGAAGGTGTGAAAGATGTAGTTTTATTTCCATCTACTGAAGGAAAATTTGTTACTTTAAAAGAATACTGGGATAAAAACCAGGAGAAAAACGATAAGAAAGTATACTACGCTCTCGAAACGGAAGCAAATTCGGTATATATGGATCTTTTTAAGTCCCAGGGGCTTGAAGCCATACTGGTAGATTCAAGGATTGATTCTCACTTTATCCAGTTCCTTGAAACGAAAAATCCGGATATGCGTTTTCAAAGAGTGGATTCAGATGTAGTAGATCAAGTTGTAGATAAAGATGCAGCGGGTGAAATTGTCGATAAGGATAATAAAACTGAATCCGATAGGATTAAAGAAGCTTTTACTAAGATGATAGGACGCGATGGCCTTGAAATTAAAGTGCAGGCTTTGAAATCCGGAGATGTCCCGTCTTTGATAACTTTACCCGAGCATCTTCGTCGTATCAGTGAGATGAATGTTGGTATGGGACATGACACTGCCAGTTTCTTGAGAAACCACACTCTTGTTTTGAACTCCGGTTCGGCTATAGTCAAATCGGCTTTGAAGCATATCGAAGGGGTTAATGAAGAGAAAGGAAAATTATTGGCTCAGCACATTTACGATTTGGCTCTTGTTTCTGCAAGGTTACTTGAAGAAAAGCAGATGGGTGATTTCGTGAAGCGTGCAAACAAGATTCTTGGGATGATCGATTAA
- a CDS encoding BatD family protein: MKKVFLVYLVILVFPLSLLAEVQFRLSKDTVLKGEPLYAIFEINGNPDVVVPRNIFSKDSVTAEYIGIEQSFSSINFQVKRKKIVKFRVVTSKHGTLSLPEIQINVDGKTYSSGNVSFTVKNKRYKVQKPTSIFDRIFNGRDPFRNYNYIEPAEDDIRIQFALNKEKVYVGETVVGYYKILYTNMSKPYFERNQMKNMEFPFFTSELLDGVSISLSETETVNNRIYDLIPYNKEIYALTPLKEGTFVLGNTHFDVEGNPDTYFTARVMEAKGIKVKVKGLPNPQPVDFSGEVGKYELKVNLEANTIGLGQNLELRLKVFGEGAGLLIRDPLSSLCKNGACADFDITYIRETRDRKFTKLQNGSHGFYSNTEFFYSLRPRKEGNLLPGNVKIVFFNPSSEKYETASAEIPAIYVSKSSFDSKESGIYRPKKEPFHWFPYFLGFSLVLGFGFSIFFFRVRIVKHGINILALFNLKILPLEPESLMELDRVIGMKKGALLKNSLLEKGFQKQKVYELLQLKRNCNNQSLLELYQKSDNLQKEYLLKFATDFFKEG, from the coding sequence GTGAAAAAAGTTTTTCTGGTATATTTAGTAATCCTTGTATTTCCTTTATCTCTTTTAGCTGAGGTGCAATTTAGACTCTCTAAAGATACGGTTTTAAAGGGAGAGCCTCTTTATGCTATTTTTGAAATAAATGGAAATCCTGATGTAGTAGTTCCCCGAAATATTTTTTCAAAAGATTCCGTAACCGCTGAGTATATTGGTATAGAACAAAGTTTTTCTTCCATAAACTTTCAGGTGAAACGAAAGAAAATTGTAAAATTTCGTGTAGTGACTTCAAAGCACGGAACTTTGAGTTTACCTGAGATTCAGATAAATGTGGATGGTAAAACTTATTCTTCCGGAAATGTAAGTTTTACAGTAAAGAATAAACGTTATAAAGTACAGAAACCTACATCCATTTTTGATAGAATTTTTAATGGAAGAGATCCTTTCCGAAACTATAACTATATAGAACCTGCAGAAGACGATATTCGAATTCAATTTGCTTTAAATAAGGAAAAAGTATATGTGGGGGAAACTGTAGTTGGCTATTATAAAATTTTGTATACTAATATGAGTAAGCCCTATTTTGAAAGAAATCAGATGAAAAATATGGAATTTCCATTTTTTACATCTGAGCTTTTAGATGGAGTCAGTATCAGTCTTTCTGAAACTGAAACTGTAAACAATCGAATTTATGATCTTATCCCGTATAACAAGGAAATATACGCTCTCACTCCTTTGAAAGAAGGAACATTTGTTCTGGGGAATACTCATTTTGATGTGGAAGGAAATCCCGATACCTATTTCACAGCGAGAGTGATGGAAGCAAAAGGTATAAAGGTTAAGGTAAAAGGTTTACCCAATCCGCAACCTGTAGATTTTTCAGGAGAGGTAGGGAAATATGAACTTAAAGTAAATCTTGAAGCCAATACAATAGGCCTGGGGCAAAATCTTGAGCTAAGGCTGAAAGTCTTTGGTGAGGGAGCCGGTCTTTTAATTCGGGATCCACTTTCTTCTTTGTGTAAAAATGGAGCCTGTGCCGATTTTGATATAACGTATATAAGGGAAACGAGAGATAGAAAATTTACAAAACTACAGAATGGCAGTCATGGTTTTTACTCAAATACCGAGTTTTTCTATAGCCTTCGACCGAGAAAAGAGGGAAATCTATTACCCGGGAATGTGAAAATAGTTTTTTTCAACCCGTCCTCGGAAAAATATGAAACCGCATCAGCTGAGATTCCTGCTATTTATGTTTCCAAATCTTCGTTTGATTCTAAGGAATCCGGCATTTACAGGCCAAAAAAAGAGCCATTTCACTGGTTTCCCTATTTTCTGGGATTTAGCCTGGTGCTGGGTTTCGGATTTTCTATTTTCTTTTTCCGGGTCAGGATTGTGAAGCATGGCATCAATATTTTAGCCCTATTTAACTTGAAAATACTCCCCCTCGAACCCGAAAGTTTGATGGAATTGGATAGAGTTATCGGGATGAAAAAAGGTGCTTTACTTAAAAACTCACTTCTGGAAAAAGGTTTTCAAAAGCAAAAGGTTTATGAACTTTTGCAACTGAAGAGAAATTGTAACAACCAATCACTTTTAGAACTTTATCAGAAATCTGATAATTTACAAAAGGAATATTTATTGAAGTTTGCAACTGATTTTTTTAAGGAGGGTTAA
- a CDS encoding DUF1295 domain-containing protein — protein MGNIEYFLELNHPISLLFISYSLVFCLMAGFWFIGRLLRNYTVVDIAWTLSLFLANLIYYFFAEGYRYRKSLILIMVSIWSFRLAWYLCLRVFTHEEDPRYREFREKYKKENPSTVDRKFFWNIFQFQGLLSIVISIPFLVICMNAERNLGILEFISLFIWFLGLVGETVADLQMMIFKSKKENYHRTCQQGLWYYSRHPNYFFEWLIWVSYGLFAFSAKPYGPFMLLYPFLMYILLTRFTGIPLSEKQAIAKRGEEYREYQRTTSAFFPWFKKESRASR, from the coding sequence ATGGGTAATATAGAATATTTTTTAGAATTAAATCATCCTATTTCTCTTCTTTTTATTTCTTACAGTTTAGTTTTTTGTCTTATGGCCGGTTTCTGGTTTATAGGTAGACTCCTAAGAAATTATACAGTTGTGGATATTGCCTGGACTCTATCTCTTTTTTTGGCTAACCTTATTTATTATTTTTTTGCGGAAGGGTATAGGTATAGAAAGAGTCTGATTTTAATTATGGTGAGTATCTGGTCTTTTCGTTTGGCCTGGTACTTATGTTTACGGGTTTTTACACATGAAGAAGACCCACGATATAGGGAGTTTCGGGAAAAATATAAAAAAGAGAACCCCTCCACTGTAGATAGAAAATTTTTTTGGAATATTTTTCAGTTCCAGGGACTATTAAGCATAGTAATTTCGATTCCTTTTTTAGTGATTTGTATGAATGCAGAAAGGAATCTGGGTATTCTGGAGTTTATATCTCTTTTTATCTGGTTTTTGGGTTTAGTAGGAGAGACCGTTGCAGATTTGCAGATGATGATTTTTAAATCAAAAAAAGAAAATTACCATAGAACCTGTCAGCAGGGACTGTGGTATTATTCGAGGCATCCCAATTATTTTTTTGAATGGCTTATCTGGGTTTCCTACGGTCTTTTTGCGTTTTCTGCAAAACCATACGGGCCTTTTATGTTGCTATATCCTTTTTTGATGTATATTTTACTTACCCGTTTTACCGGAATTCCATTGAGTGAAAAACAGGCTATAGCCAAAAGAGGAGAGGAATACAGAGAATACCAGAGAACCACCTCTGCTTTTTTTCCCTGGTTTAAAAAAGAATCGAGAGCAAGCCGGTAA
- a CDS encoding Rpn family recombination-promoting nuclease/putative transposase, whose translation MNHNSFFKVTFQSRENVIDFLKHRLPSELLKDISLDTLEIAKDSFIDPNYRDIQSDMLFKVSIAGKESYIYLLLEHKSYPDRMTAFQLLKYIVGIWTLHLNQLEKGEAEKQRATHKARLKTAISMRKKSLDLLLIADISEIQQKYLEKLFRKIGI comes from the coding sequence ATGAATCATAATTCTTTTTTTAAAGTCACATTTCAGAGTAGAGAAAATGTGATTGATTTTCTGAAACATCGCTTACCTTCAGAGCTTTTGAAAGACATATCGCTGGATACTTTAGAAATTGCTAAAGATAGTTTTATCGATCCGAATTATCGAGATATACAATCAGATATGCTATTTAAAGTTTCTATAGCCGGAAAAGAGAGTTATATCTATTTGCTACTTGAGCACAAGAGCTATCCTGATAGAATGACAGCCTTCCAGCTTCTGAAATATATTGTTGGAATATGGACTCTGCATCTGAACCAGTTAGAAAAAGGCGAAGCCGAGAAACAAAGAGCTACGCATAAAGCCAGACTAAAAACCGCTATTTCTATGCGCAAGAAGAGCCTTGATTTATTACTGATTGCGGATATTTCTGAAATTCAACAGAAATATTTAGAGAAGCTTTTTAGAAAAATAGGTATCTAA